The following coding sequences lie in one Anguilla rostrata isolate EN2019 chromosome 8, ASM1855537v3, whole genome shotgun sequence genomic window:
- the psmb8a gene encoding proteasome subunit beta type-8, whose translation MKMALLDVCGGSDWVKEDWFSDEKASVDKVNHFNFAAHRQEFAVPVGIDPVAFLKPLSSSDGVDGVKIELNHGTTTLAFKFQHGVMVAVDSRATKGSYIAGQFYNKVIEINPYLLGTMSGSAADCMYWERLLAKECRVYELRNKERISVSAASKLLANMVVGYRGMGLSMGTMVCGWDKKGPGLYYVDDSGLRLSGNMFSTGSGNSYAYGVMDSGYHYDLTVPEAYELAQKAIFHATCRDAYTGGTVNMYHMRKDGWIKVSQEDVADLYYRFASEKK comes from the exons ATGAAAATGGCCCTTCTTGACGTTTGCGGAGGGTCAGATTGGGTTAAAGAAGACTGGTTCAGTGACGAGAAAGCGTCGGTGGATAAAGTAAACCATTTCAATTTCgcagctcacagacaggagtTCGCGGTACCGGTCGGAATCGAT cCGGTGGCGTTCCTGAAGCCGCTGTCCAGCAGCGATGGAGTGGACGGAGTGAAGATCGAACTGAACCATGGGACCACCACTTTGGCCTTTAAGTTCCAGCATGGGGTGATGGTAGCCGTGGATTCCAGGGCTACCAAGGGCTCTTATATCG CCGGTCAATTCTATAACAAGGTCATCGAGATAAACCCCTACTTATTGGGTACCATGTCTGGGAGTGCAGCGGACTGCATGTACTGGGAAAGGTTGCTGGCCAAGGAATGCAG GGTATACGAGCTGAGGAACAAGGAGAGGATCTCAGTGTCTGCTGCCTCCAAACTGCTGGCCAACATGGTGGTGGGTTACCGGGGAATGGGCCTCTCCATGGGCACCATGGTCTGCGGCTGGGACAAGAAG GGCCCCGGCCTGTACTACGTTGACGACTCTGGGCTGCGTTTGAGCGGGAACATGTTCTCCACCGGCTCGGGCAACTCCTACGCCTACGGCGTGATGGACAGCGGGTACCACTACGACCTGACGGTGCCCGAGGCCTACGAGCTGGCGCAGAAAGCCATCTTCCATGCCACCTGCCGGGACGCCTACACCGGAGGAACCGTCAACA TGTACCACATGAGGAAGGACGGCTGGATCAAAGTCTCGCAGGAAGACGTGGCGGACCTGTACTACCGCTTCGCCAGCGAGAAGAAGTGA